In Streptomyces violaceusniger Tu 4113, one DNA window encodes the following:
- a CDS encoding M28 family metallopeptidase has translation MSGWPALEKYLDRAPTSKEMMAWIELIVGQGIRRAGYPADGWTEEWAAEQFRETGLADVRLEPLDTPIWRPRSAAFEIWPTGRPDEVIRFEGLALPYTTPTEGTEGRLVRMEDGEVRGSITVQEIGFTRLPQTEVQARATGSYDPEGVFPDLVQTVPFDLPHVLDFDIAIKDGATAYVGLLTGLPWETSDFYWPYDAERRPIPGIWLSGQDGQRVRELMASGECEGRIVSDATITEETTHNVVGTLPGASDHWLIIGSHHDGPWASAVEDASGVALVLAQAKFWASVPQELRPHNMLFVLTSGHMAGAAGTQAFIAAHPELFPQVVLEMHLEHAARQAVVVDGEVVPTDDPEVRWWFTTQAPELEQLVAESLAAEDLRRSWILSPTAFAPNPATDGAYFYYTGVPLVQLITTPMYIFDPRDTPDKVDEQSLVPLTKGAARIIAGTAGCEPDTLRVPIQTAADETE, from the coding sequence ATGAGCGGCTGGCCGGCGCTGGAGAAGTACCTCGATCGGGCACCCACGTCGAAGGAGATGATGGCCTGGATCGAACTGATCGTCGGCCAGGGCATTCGCCGGGCGGGCTATCCGGCCGACGGCTGGACCGAGGAGTGGGCCGCGGAACAGTTCCGGGAGACCGGGCTGGCGGATGTGCGACTGGAGCCGCTGGACACACCCATCTGGCGGCCGCGGTCCGCCGCCTTCGAGATCTGGCCCACCGGCCGCCCCGATGAGGTCATCCGCTTCGAGGGCCTCGCCCTGCCGTACACCACGCCGACCGAGGGCACCGAAGGTCGGCTGGTGCGGATGGAGGACGGGGAGGTGCGGGGCTCCATCACGGTCCAGGAGATCGGCTTCACGCGGCTGCCGCAGACCGAGGTGCAGGCCCGGGCCACCGGCTCCTACGACCCCGAGGGCGTGTTCCCCGACCTCGTCCAGACCGTGCCGTTCGACCTTCCCCATGTGCTGGACTTCGACATCGCCATCAAGGACGGTGCCACGGCCTACGTCGGTCTGCTCACCGGACTGCCCTGGGAGACCAGCGACTTCTACTGGCCCTATGACGCCGAACGGCGCCCCATCCCCGGCATCTGGCTGAGTGGCCAGGACGGGCAGCGGGTCCGCGAGCTGATGGCGTCGGGGGAGTGCGAGGGCCGGATCGTCTCCGACGCCACCATCACCGAGGAGACCACCCACAATGTGGTGGGCACCCTGCCCGGCGCCTCCGACCATTGGCTGATCATCGGCTCACACCACGACGGCCCCTGGGCATCGGCCGTGGAGGACGCCTCGGGGGTCGCACTCGTGCTGGCGCAGGCCAAGTTCTGGGCGTCGGTGCCGCAGGAGCTGCGACCGCACAACATGCTGTTCGTGCTGACGTCCGGCCATATGGCGGGCGCCGCGGGCACACAGGCGTTCATCGCGGCGCATCCCGAGCTGTTTCCCCAGGTCGTCCTCGAAATGCATCTGGAACACGCGGCACGCCAAGCGGTGGTGGTGGACGGCGAGGTGGTGCCCACCGACGACCCCGAGGTGCGCTGGTGGTTCACCACCCAGGCGCCCGAGCTGGAGCAGTTGGTGGCCGAGTCCCTCGCGGCGGAGGACCTGCGCCGCTCATGGATTCTGTCGCCGACCGCCTTCGCGCCGAACCCGGCCACCGACGGCGCCTACTTCTACTACACGGGTGTGCCGCTGGTGCAGCTGATCACCACGCCCATGTACATCTTCGATCCGCGGGACACCCCGGACAAGGTGGACGAGCAGAGCCTGGTGCCGCTCACCAAGGGGGCGGCGCGGATCATCGCCGGTACGGCCGGCTGTGAGCCCGACACCCTCCGGGTGCCGATCCAGACCGCGGCCGACGAGACGGAGTAG
- a CDS encoding M6 family metalloprotease domain-containing protein: MTVVATVLATAAAIAAGPARATPDDLPSAGPARPSLVRPIDPQQWRNPDDMTWADYRAVPGTRWADPDVKPTQRTFKGALVLLDYPDEEFTVSRPAGSTLFGNPQASASDIPRARLPRFYQDFLNTPGPLNNGHTINEYWMEDSGGRIGVDLTAFGVYRMPGKSYQYGVEDSMNPGACPAGDTCDKDIRADGKAAWVADVGADKTDSFDFVFYLTAGQDESSTWQEFGQMKFPSAADIPAAWGPPATTGDNSARTRYVPWTSWQSAARIWPNAADGSSVQAESSGMAVYAHELSHILGIGDNYNNPYGTPLSRSYTGIWGMLSRGSFNGPGGPHTRWQIPATAGGSMGSQHVLRDKLKLGIVDEKNVLRLDRDALKSSGLVVARVTARSAPPGEKGLSGVNIALGRDLSPSCDNATDPLCDGGGYDNYTVEIVDRMGMDSFTPDHGVLLTKTKNKDRAPFAWVVDAHPEDIGLVDFRRPDGTTQKITMGDYRQLSDALFHAGADSGSQYEYLDRANRLHFYVLGLERDRSGVLSYTIAVKSLDGAGPQRRGPALHHGQAKGDAARSRAVCTFGLDNTGRATGNRAEAAATSVDSDVYRLSARAVGRGWSAWLPNRLATARAGGSVDVEVAVAAKNGATRQGAVVLTARSESDPHRTAKAMCRLSSRQ; encoded by the coding sequence TTGACCGTCGTCGCCACGGTCCTCGCCACCGCGGCGGCCATCGCCGCCGGACCCGCGCGGGCCACCCCCGACGACTTACCGTCGGCCGGTCCCGCCCGGCCGTCGCTGGTGCGGCCGATCGACCCGCAGCAGTGGCGCAACCCCGACGACATGACCTGGGCCGACTACCGTGCGGTCCCCGGAACGCGCTGGGCGGACCCCGACGTCAAGCCCACACAGCGCACCTTCAAGGGCGCGCTGGTGCTCCTGGACTATCCGGACGAGGAGTTCACGGTCAGCCGCCCGGCCGGATCCACCCTGTTCGGCAATCCGCAGGCCAGTGCCTCCGACATCCCCCGCGCTCGCCTCCCGCGCTTCTACCAGGACTTCCTCAACACACCGGGGCCGCTGAACAACGGTCACACCATCAACGAGTACTGGATGGAGGACTCCGGCGGCCGCATCGGTGTCGATCTGACCGCCTTCGGTGTGTACCGCATGCCGGGCAAGTCCTATCAGTACGGTGTCGAGGACTCGATGAACCCGGGGGCCTGCCCGGCCGGGGACACCTGCGACAAGGACATTCGGGCCGACGGCAAGGCCGCCTGGGTGGCCGATGTCGGCGCCGACAAGACGGACTCGTTCGACTTCGTCTTCTATCTCACGGCCGGGCAGGACGAGTCGTCCACCTGGCAGGAGTTCGGCCAGATGAAGTTCCCGAGCGCGGCGGACATACCCGCCGCCTGGGGGCCGCCGGCCACCACGGGCGACAACTCCGCCCGGACCCGCTACGTACCGTGGACGTCCTGGCAGTCCGCCGCCCGTATCTGGCCCAACGCCGCCGACGGGTCGTCGGTGCAGGCCGAGAGCTCCGGGATGGCCGTGTACGCCCATGAACTCAGCCATATCCTGGGCATCGGGGACAACTACAACAACCCGTACGGCACCCCCCTCAGCCGTTCGTACACCGGTATCTGGGGCATGCTCTCCCGCGGTTCGTTCAACGGCCCCGGCGGGCCGCACACCCGCTGGCAGATCCCCGCCACCGCCGGTGGCTCGATGGGCTCCCAGCATGTGCTGCGCGACAAGCTGAAGCTCGGCATCGTCGACGAGAAGAACGTCCTGCGGCTGGACCGCGACGCCCTGAAGAGCTCCGGCCTCGTCGTCGCCCGGGTCACCGCACGCTCGGCCCCACCGGGTGAGAAGGGGCTCTCCGGGGTCAACATCGCCCTGGGCCGCGATCTCTCGCCGTCCTGCGACAATGCCACCGACCCGCTGTGCGACGGCGGTGGCTACGACAACTACACCGTCGAGATCGTCGACCGCATGGGCATGGACTCGTTCACCCCGGATCACGGGGTACTGCTCACCAAGACGAAGAACAAGGACCGGGCCCCGTTCGCCTGGGTCGTCGACGCGCACCCCGAGGACATCGGCCTGGTGGACTTCCGGCGCCCCGACGGCACCACCCAGAAGATCACCATGGGCGACTACCGGCAGCTCAGCGATGCGCTCTTCCACGCCGGAGCCGACTCCGGCAGCCAGTACGAGTACCTCGACCGGGCCAACCGGCTGCACTTCTATGTGCTCGGCCTCGAGCGCGACCGGTCCGGAGTGCTCTCATACACCATCGCGGTGAAGTCCCTCGACGGCGCGGGACCGCAACGCCGCGGACCGGCCCTCCACCACGGCCAGGCCAAGGGGGACGCCGCCCGCTCCCGGGCCGTGTGCACCTTCGGCCTCGACAACACCGGGCGCGCTACGGGCAACCGGGCCGAGGCGGCGGCCACTTCGGTGGACTCGGATGTCTACCGGCTGTCGGCGAGGGCCGTGGGCCGGGGCTGGTCCGCGTGGCTGCCCAACCGTCTCGCCACCGCAAGGGCCGGTGGATCGGTGGATGTCGAGGTGGCGGTGGCCGCGAAGAACGGCGCCACGCGGCAGGGGGCGGTCGTGCTCACCGCCCGCTCCGAAAGCGACCCGCACCGCACCGCCAAGGCCATGTGCCGGCTGTCGAGCCGCCAGTAG
- a CDS encoding AMP-binding protein, which produces MTSPEQRMADLLKTFGEPAANTAYLLCDRHPDDAVAFTVVGKDLTGHDMTYGELRDRSSRMAGALAALGVGVGDRVATLMGKSADLLIATLAIWRLGAVQVPLFTAFAPPAIALRIAGNATKVVISDADQRPKLDPESGFPGERPWRIVTTGPVTGSDLSFAELAEGDATLPEPVAVGGDGLIVELFTSGTAGTPKAVPIPLRAVAGFAMYQQFGLDHRPTDVFWNAADPGWAYGLYYALIGPLALGQRALLLNGLFSAESTWEVLSRFGVTNFTAGPTVYRKLRASGIPAPGDLRLRCCSAAGEPLPPDVVDWALETLGVPVRDHYGSTELGMVIAHAWHPSLRDDIKPGSMGRPLPGWRVKVLREDTNSALARVDIPGRVVVDIEDSPLMWFKGYLDAPEQTAEKFSPDGRWFYTGDTASRDEEGDLFFSGRGDDIILMAGYRIGPFEVETVLLEHAAVAEAAVVGVPDEEYGEVVEAFIVPRPGTEADDALAAELQQLVRERYAKHAYPRNVHFVTELPKTSSGKTQRFLLRPQQPSPRRP; this is translated from the coding sequence TTGACCAGCCCGGAACAGCGCATGGCTGACCTGCTCAAGACCTTCGGTGAGCCTGCGGCGAACACCGCGTACCTGCTGTGCGACAGGCACCCGGACGACGCCGTCGCGTTCACGGTGGTGGGCAAGGACCTGACCGGCCACGACATGACGTACGGGGAGCTGCGGGACCGTTCGTCGCGGATGGCCGGTGCCCTGGCCGCCCTGGGAGTCGGAGTGGGCGACCGCGTTGCCACCTTGATGGGCAAATCCGCCGACCTGCTGATCGCGACCCTGGCGATCTGGCGGCTCGGGGCCGTCCAGGTGCCGCTGTTCACCGCGTTCGCCCCGCCGGCCATCGCGCTGCGGATCGCGGGCAACGCCACCAAGGTCGTGATCAGCGACGCCGACCAACGCCCCAAGCTGGACCCGGAGTCGGGCTTCCCCGGCGAGCGCCCCTGGCGGATCGTCACCACCGGGCCCGTCACCGGGTCCGACCTGTCCTTCGCGGAACTGGCCGAGGGAGACGCCACGCTGCCCGAGCCGGTGGCCGTGGGCGGCGACGGGCTCATCGTGGAGCTGTTCACCTCGGGTACCGCGGGCACCCCCAAGGCAGTCCCGATCCCGCTGCGGGCCGTCGCGGGGTTCGCGATGTACCAGCAGTTCGGCCTGGACCACCGGCCCACCGACGTCTTCTGGAACGCCGCCGACCCGGGCTGGGCGTACGGCCTGTACTACGCGCTCATCGGGCCGCTCGCCCTCGGGCAGCGCGCACTGCTGTTGAACGGCCTGTTCTCCGCGGAGTCCACCTGGGAGGTGCTCTCCCGCTTCGGGGTCACCAACTTCACCGCCGGGCCCACCGTCTACCGCAAGCTGCGCGCCTCCGGTATCCCCGCCCCCGGCGATCTGCGGCTGCGCTGCTGCTCCGCGGCGGGCGAACCGCTGCCCCCGGACGTCGTCGACTGGGCGCTCGAGACGCTCGGTGTCCCCGTGCGCGACCACTACGGCTCGACCGAGCTGGGCATGGTGATCGCCCACGCCTGGCACCCGTCCCTGCGCGACGACATCAAGCCCGGCTCCATGGGCCGTCCGCTGCCCGGCTGGCGGGTGAAGGTGCTGCGCGAGGACACCAACTCCGCACTGGCCCGGGTGGACATCCCCGGCCGGGTCGTGGTGGACATCGAGGACAGCCCGCTGATGTGGTTCAAGGGCTACCTCGACGCCCCCGAGCAGACCGCCGAGAAGTTCAGCCCCGACGGGCGCTGGTTCTACACCGGTGACACCGCCTCCCGCGACGAGGAGGGCGATCTGTTCTTCTCCGGGCGCGGCGACGACATCATCCTGATGGCGGGCTACCGCATCGGCCCCTTCGAGGTGGAGACCGTGCTGCTGGAGCACGCCGCGGTGGCGGAGGCCGCCGTGGTCGGCGTACCGGACGAGGAGTACGGCGAGGTCGTGGAGGCGTTCATCGTGCCGCGACCGGGGACGGAGGCGGACGACGCGCTCGCGGCCGAGCTGCAGCAGCTCGTCAGGGAGCGGTACGCCAAGCACGCCTATCCGCGGAACGTCCACTTCGTGACCGAGCTGCCGAAGACCTCCAGCGGTAAGACGCAGCGGTTCCTGCTGCGTCCGCAGCAGCCCTCGCCCCGGCGCCCCTGA
- a CDS encoding arsenate reductase family protein, protein MEIWINPACAKCRGALTLLDAEGAGYTVRRYLEDVPSQDEIREVLGRLGLEPWDITRTQEAAAKELGLKDWPRAESARDRWIAALAEHPKLIQRPIITADDGTAVVGRTEEAVREALSRSRE, encoded by the coding sequence ATGGAGATCTGGATCAATCCGGCATGCGCGAAGTGCCGTGGCGCGCTCACCCTGCTCGACGCGGAGGGGGCCGGGTACACCGTCCGCCGCTATCTCGAAGACGTGCCGAGCCAGGACGAGATCCGCGAGGTGCTCGGCCGGCTCGGGCTGGAGCCGTGGGACATCACCCGGACCCAGGAGGCCGCCGCGAAGGAGCTGGGGCTGAAGGACTGGCCGCGTGCGGAGAGCGCTCGGGACCGCTGGATCGCGGCGCTCGCCGAGCACCCCAAGCTCATCCAGCGGCCCATCATCACGGCGGACGATGGCACGGCGGTGGTGGGGCGCACGGAGGAGGCGGTACGGGAGGCGCTGTCCCGGTCCCGCGAGTGA
- a CDS encoding general stress protein: MTQQPPSEVVDRPVVGSFPTYAGAQRAVDFLADNKFPVEHTAIIGSDLRMVETVLGRLTRGRAALAGAGTGAWFGLLIGLLLSVFAAGANNVIVLLVSGLVYGAVFGAIFGFVGHAMTRGQRDFSSRSQIVAARYDVVADAEVADEAKNMLARLAMREG; this comes from the coding sequence ATGACCCAGCAACCGCCGTCGGAGGTGGTCGACCGCCCGGTCGTCGGCTCGTTTCCGACCTACGCCGGCGCCCAGCGCGCGGTCGACTTCCTGGCCGACAACAAGTTCCCGGTGGAGCACACGGCGATCATCGGCTCGGACCTCCGGATGGTCGAGACGGTGCTCGGGCGGCTGACCAGGGGCCGTGCGGCGCTGGCGGGAGCCGGTACGGGGGCCTGGTTCGGGCTGCTGATCGGGCTGCTGCTGTCCGTGTTCGCCGCCGGGGCCAACAATGTGATCGTGCTGCTGGTGAGCGGTCTCGTCTACGGCGCGGTGTTCGGCGCGATCTTCGGTTTCGTCGGGCATGCCATGACCCGGGGGCAGCGCGATTTCTCGTCCCGCAGCCAGATCGTCGCCGCGCGCTATGACGTGGTCGCGGACGCCGAGGTCGCCGATGAGGCGAAGAACATGCTGGCCAGACTGGCGATGCGGGAGGGCTGA
- a CDS encoding DUF305 domain-containing protein, whose translation MTVFTHAPRRTLHRRLALVGAIAAGGLLLAGCGGSDDTKDMDHTGTKESTASEATAGSAAGTFNDADVRFAQMMIPHHEQALTMATLADDRASDARITSLAGQIEKAQDPEIATLKSWLKDWGKPEKASSGGMDGMAGMDHGSSGKGDMSGMMSKEDMRKLEAAQGPAFDRAFASMMIDHHQGAIAMAKGEKKNGRNAKAKKLADDVVKNQSTEVATLRTLLDRL comes from the coding sequence ATGACCGTATTCACGCATGCCCCGCGTCGGACGCTCCACCGCCGTCTCGCGCTCGTGGGCGCCATCGCCGCCGGAGGGCTGCTGCTCGCCGGTTGTGGCGGGAGCGACGACACGAAGGACATGGACCACACGGGCACGAAGGAGTCCACCGCCTCCGAGGCGACCGCGGGCTCCGCCGCGGGCACGTTCAACGACGCGGACGTCCGCTTCGCGCAGATGATGATCCCGCATCATGAGCAGGCCCTGACGATGGCCACACTGGCCGATGACCGGGCCTCGGACGCGCGGATCACGAGCCTGGCGGGGCAGATCGAGAAGGCGCAGGACCCGGAGATCGCCACCCTGAAGTCCTGGCTCAAGGACTGGGGCAAGCCGGAGAAGGCGTCATCGGGCGGTATGGACGGCATGGCTGGCATGGACCACGGTTCGAGCGGTAAGGGCGATATGAGCGGAATGATGTCCAAGGAGGACATGCGGAAGCTCGAGGCCGCCCAGGGGCCCGCCTTCGACCGCGCCTTCGCGAGCATGATGATCGACCATCACCAGGGCGCGATCGCCATGGCGAAGGGCGAGAAGAAGAACGGCCGTAACGCCAAGGCCAAGAAGCTCGCCGACGACGTCGTCAAGAACCAGTCCACCGAGGTCGCCACCCTGCGGACCCTCCTCGACCGGCTCTGA
- a CDS encoding M56 family metallopeptidase, translated as MSGLLRFCGLTFDARIPGTGPVGVPAIAVPALVALLPLVRFGHELLRARRVRARHRGVLDMVGRRSARWRATVLDHDTPAAYCLPGRRPRIVVSAGALRLLSPAQLESVLEHERAHIAGRHHLALAATEAFARVFRWLPLAREAKAQTALLLEMAADDRALRRHPREALVSALYAMAAGHAPGGAFSVGGPDAVVRLRRILEARRRPHPALRGLVVTAAVAVPLLPPLLGCAPGMG; from the coding sequence ATGTCCGGCTTGCTCCGGTTCTGTGGGTTGACGTTCGACGCCCGCATCCCGGGCACGGGCCCGGTCGGCGTTCCGGCCATCGCCGTACCGGCCTTGGTGGCACTGCTTCCGCTCGTCCGCTTCGGCCATGAGCTGCTGCGGGCCCGGCGCGTTCGCGCCCGCCACCGGGGGGTGCTGGACATGGTCGGCCGGCGCTCGGCGCGATGGCGCGCCACCGTGCTGGACCATGACACGCCCGCGGCGTACTGCCTGCCCGGCCGCAGGCCACGGATCGTCGTGAGCGCGGGCGCGCTGAGACTGCTCTCCCCCGCGCAACTGGAGTCCGTACTGGAGCATGAGCGCGCGCATATCGCGGGCCGCCACCATCTGGCACTGGCGGCCACCGAGGCGTTCGCCCGGGTGTTCCGGTGGCTGCCGCTGGCGCGCGAAGCCAAGGCACAGACGGCACTTCTGCTGGAGATGGCCGCGGACGACCGGGCCCTGCGCCGCCATCCGCGCGAAGCGCTCGTCTCCGCCCTGTACGCGATGGCGGCGGGCCACGCTCCCGGCGGGGCCTTCAGCGTCGGCGGACCGGACGCCGTGGTCCGGCTGCGGCGGATACTGGAGGCCCGGCGGCGTCCGCATCCGGCGCTGCGCGGCCTGGTGGTGACGGCCGCGGTGGCCGTACCGCTGCTGCCCCCTCTGCTCGGCTGCGCCCCCGGGATGGGATAG
- a CDS encoding BlaI/MecI/CopY family transcriptional regulator: MRRLGELEAEIMDRLWAWQRPTTVREIVDDINEHRPVAYTTVMTVASILYNKGWLLRAKEGRAWMYSPVRSREEYTAALMEDALGTSEDRSAALAHFVEQMGPEEVSALRKALRAAGRRTQA; this comes from the coding sequence ATGCGACGGTTGGGGGAGCTCGAGGCGGAGATCATGGACCGCCTCTGGGCTTGGCAGCGTCCCACCACAGTGCGGGAGATCGTGGACGACATCAACGAGCACCGCCCGGTCGCCTATACCACGGTGATGACCGTCGCTTCCATCCTCTACAACAAGGGCTGGCTGCTGCGCGCCAAGGAGGGCCGGGCGTGGATGTACTCGCCGGTCCGCAGCCGAGAGGAATACACCGCCGCCCTGATGGAGGACGCCCTCGGCACCAGTGAGGACCGCTCCGCCGCCCTCGCCCACTTCGTCGAGCAGATGGGCCCGGAGGAGGTCAGCGCGCTGCGCAAGGCATTGCGGGCCGCGGGGCGGCGGACCCAGGCGTGA
- a CDS encoding VWA domain-containing protein: protein MIIKKRLATGALGLLAALACGLISPPAAMAGEPAPDSPKVELVLDVSGSMRARDVDGDTRMAAAKQAFNEVLDATPEEVRLGIRTLGANYPGKDRVAGCRDSEQLYPVGQVDRTEAKAAVATLRPTGWTPIGLALRGASKDLSSGEGTRRIVLITDGEDSCGQPDPCDVARELAAQGTHLVVDTLGLTLDRKVREQLSCIAEATGGTYTAIQHRDQLSSRIKQLVRRSADTPVQTPTPVQGAAQCAKAPYLGSGLYSDRESFGEHRWYRMRVAPGQELRASASVAVDRAVDPDYGVLLRAMTPGGQELVRGSEAGSGRTDVMSSGLRYPVADVDDDEDKTARTVCLELSQSFSAPASVKRAPGLPVELAVDVVGNDDPPADVAAFGLGRGWMLLGVLTVGGLLAGLLWGWLARWRVTVWRSN, encoded by the coding sequence GTGATCATAAAGAAACGTCTGGCGACAGGCGCGTTGGGGCTGCTCGCGGCCCTCGCCTGCGGCCTGATATCCCCTCCCGCCGCGATGGCCGGCGAACCGGCTCCCGATTCCCCGAAGGTCGAGCTGGTGCTCGACGTCAGCGGCTCCATGCGGGCCCGCGACGTCGACGGCGACACCCGGATGGCGGCAGCGAAACAGGCGTTCAACGAGGTGCTGGACGCCACTCCCGAGGAGGTGCGGCTGGGCATCCGCACCCTCGGCGCCAATTACCCGGGCAAGGACCGCGTGGCCGGCTGCCGGGACAGCGAGCAGCTCTACCCGGTGGGCCAGGTCGACCGCACCGAGGCCAAGGCCGCCGTCGCCACGCTGCGCCCCACCGGCTGGACGCCCATCGGGCTCGCGCTGCGCGGCGCGTCCAAGGACCTCTCCAGCGGCGAGGGGACCCGCCGGATCGTGCTGATCACGGACGGCGAGGACTCCTGCGGTCAGCCCGACCCGTGTGATGTGGCCCGTGAACTGGCCGCCCAGGGAACCCATCTGGTCGTCGACACGCTCGGGCTGACGCTGGACCGCAAGGTCCGCGAGCAGCTCAGCTGCATCGCCGAGGCCACCGGTGGCACCTATACGGCGATCCAGCACCGGGACCAGCTCTCCAGCCGTATCAAGCAGCTCGTCCGGCGCTCCGCCGACACCCCCGTGCAGACGCCCACGCCGGTGCAAGGCGCCGCACAGTGCGCGAAGGCTCCCTACCTGGGCTCCGGCCTGTACAGCGACCGGGAGAGCTTCGGCGAACACCGCTGGTACCGGATGCGGGTGGCGCCCGGTCAGGAGCTGCGGGCCTCGGCGAGCGTGGCCGTGGACCGCGCCGTCGACCCGGATTACGGCGTTCTGCTGCGGGCGATGACCCCGGGCGGCCAGGAGCTGGTGCGCGGCAGCGAGGCGGGCAGCGGCCGTACGGACGTCATGTCCAGCGGGCTGCGCTATCCGGTCGCCGATGTGGACGACGACGAGGACAAGACCGCGCGGACGGTGTGCCTGGAGCTGAGCCAGTCCTTCTCCGCGCCCGCGTCCGTCAAGCGCGCTCCGGGCCTTCCGGTGGAGCTCGCCGTCGATGTGGTCGGCAACGACGATCCGCCCGCCGATGTGGCCGCCTTCGGCCTGGGCCGCGGCTGGATGCTGCTGGGCGTGCTCACCGTGGGCGGGCTGCTCGCGGGGTTGCTGTGGGGCTGGCTGGCCCGCTGGCGTGTCACCGTCTGGAGGTCCAACTGA